The genomic segment AGTCACCGACAAATGAAAAGTTGAGAAGATAAGAGGAAAGCTGCGCTCCTGATCGTGGGAGGGCAGCTTTTTTATTATGTAGCTGTAGTGGTGGGGGAAGAAGCGCATTTCCAGTCTACGCTTCGGCCTCCACCCCGCAAGGGAGATTGACTGTCCGCTCAGAAATAAATGGCGGGAGCGCTTCAAAAGTAGTGTATCGAGGAAGTATTCGCAGAGGTTGAAGCTGAAAACCCCCGCCATTTATTTCTAAGCTGGGTAGGGCTCCAGAGGCGCTTGGACTGGAAATGCACTTCTTCCTACGCGACTTTTTATTAAACACCTTGCGAGTAAATTCAAGAAGCTCCTTGTCATACTTTCACAATGGTGTAAAAGTATCGGGTCAGATACACAGCTGGTGGCAGGGCTTCGACCCCACCACAACCAATTGCGGACAGCGAATTTACGAACCGTCAGACTATTGCCCAGACGGTTTTTCAACATTCATCGGAACAAAAACACCATTTTCCCAATGGTAAATCTGTAGTGTCGTCTCAGGTTTGCCCGGCAGTAATTCACCTGTATCCGGATTCAGCTCCTGCTGCGTTTGCCAGTGGTAAAGCAAAGGTTTTTCACTGTCGTCATGAAGGATTTGATAACTTCCTACGGTCTGGAAAAGTTGACCACCCGGCACGGAAACTGTTTGCCGTAACAATCCCTCCCATGCCTTGACCAGGCGTCCTTTATCCAAATACCACAGATTCGACTCGTAGACACAAATGCCGGTGCCGCCAGTATGATGGACGGTTTCAAATACCCGTTTATCTGCGAGCAAACGCAGTTCAGCGTCGTCGTTGTTGTCGATCTCGGAGTGATTCACTTCACACGTATAGTCCCAATGATCCAATTGCAGGCGCGATGGATTCCAGTCCTCTTCCGCAATGAGGGCATAGGTACGATCTGGCTTCTGATCCAAAATGTAAAAGTTTCCGATATGCACGCTGCTGTTATGCTTGGCGACAATTTCCAGTTCCGGGTCATCATCCAGATTGAGGAGCTGAAAATCAAAGTAGTCGGTCACAACGGGATCTTTGGCTTGCTTGTTAATCCAGTCGATGACTTGGGCTTTGGTAGGGTTCTTAGATGCAAGGGAGACGGGGGCAGCGTGGACGAGATAAGGGATGGCGAGCCCCAAGGTCAAGGTGAGCAACAGGCGGGAATTACGCAACGGTAACGAGCTCCTTTCCGGGATGAGGTCGTTCAAACACGACCCTTCAGTTGGAAGACGAGCAGTCAGGGGCGAAAGTTACGAAGAAGTGGAGTAAATTTCAACCGCGAACAGCGCTGTCTTTTGTTACAATGAAAAGCAAACACATGATCGTGGAGAGTGATAGTAGTTATGCGGATATTACATACAGCCGACTGGCATTTCGGGCGGCAGCTGGAAGGGCGGGACCGCCGTATTGAGCAAGCGGCATTTGTGGACGAGCTTTGTCACATAGCGGATGAGCGTCAAGTGGATTTGGTGCTCATTGCTGGGGACGTGTATGATTCGGTCAATCCGCCTGCTTGGGCGGAAGAGCTTTTTTATGATGCATTAGAGCGTTTGTCTTCAGAAGGCAGGCGGGGTGTTGTCGTGATCGCGGGGAACCATGACCAGCCTGAGCGGGTTCGAGCTGCAGCACCGCTAGCCACAAAGCACGGGATCGTTTTGCTGGGGTTGCCAAAGGAAGCGCCACTTCTCACACAGGAAGCATCGCCTGATCGCGTGCAAATTGTGCAGGGAGGCCCTTCTTGGCTGGAAATGAAGATCCCTGGCTGCGCCGCGAATGCGGTAATTTTGGCATTGCCTTATCCTTCTGAATCGCGATTAAAGGAGCTGTTGAGCGAAAGCTTTACCCAGGAGCAGATGCAACTTGCTTTTTCCGAGCGCATTGCGCAATTGCTTGCTGAACTGTCTGTTCATTTTCGCGAGGATACGGTCAACCTGGTCACGAGTCACTTGTTTGTCATGGGCGGCAAGGAAACAGATTCCGAGCGACCGATTCAAATTGGGGGAGCGTTGACTGTATCGCCGCAGGCTTTTCCGAAGAACGCTGATTATGTGGCGCTCGGCCATCTCCATCGACTGCAAAAGCTCAGCGACAAGCCGTTGGTGCGTTACAGCGGCTCCCCGATTTCGTACAGCTTTTCCGAAGCTGGTCAGAGCAAGGCAGTCGTACTGGTCGAGGTAGAGCCAGGGCAAGAAGTGCGTGAGGAGATCATTTATTTGACGAGCGCACGGCCATTGGCACGTTGGAAGGCGACGGAGGGAATCGAGCAGGTAGAGCGCTGGTTGGCAGAGGGACGCGATGCAGGGGCGTGGATTGATTTGGAGCTGCATGTGTCTGGCGTGATCGACCCGGCAGAATTTCAGCGTGTCCGCAAGCTTTCGGATGATTTCTTGAAAATACAGCGTGTTGTCGTGAGGGAAGAGCGTGAGGAGGAAGAGGAACAGCGGGTCGAGCTGACAGAGCTGACGTCCGATCAATTGTTCAAACGCTTCTATGAACGAAGACGGGGAGCAGAGCCGGATGAGCAGCTGGTGGCCTTGTTCCAGCGTCTATTGGCCGAAACCGGAGGAGAGGGGGAAGAAGAGTGAGACCGATACGTTTGAAGCTGGCAGGGATGCACAGCTACCGAGAAATGCAAGAGGTCGATTTCGAAATGCTATGTCAGGCGGGACTGTTTGGGATATTCGGCCCGACTGGAAGCGGGAAATCGACGATCTTGGACGCGATCACGCTTGCGTTGTACGGGCAGGTCGTCCGGTTGGGCGGGGGAAACCACCCGAAAGAAGTGCTGAACCAGCTGGAGCAGCGCGTTTTCGTTTCCTTTACCTTTGAGCTGGGGACTGGCGATGAACGCAAACAATACACGGTGGAACGGGAATTTGGCCTGGATAAAAAGGGAAACAAGCGACAGCCGGAAGTGAGGCTGATTCAATCGGGAGCCTTGACCGGAGAGCCGGATGTCGTATTGGAGTCCAAGGCCACGTCCGCGACAGCCGCAATTGAGGCACTGATTGGTCTCACTTTGCAGGACTTTACCCGGGCGGTCGTTTTGCCACAGGGTCAATTTTCCCGCTTCTTGACGCTGAAGGGCAGTGAGCGCAATGAAATGCTGCAACGGATGTTCCGCCTACATATTTATGGGGAAAAGCTGAGCGAGCGCGTACGGCATGCGTTGGAGCAGGTCAAGGAACAGATGCATCGTTTGCAACTGGCGAGTGCAGCTTTGGGTGACGCAGGGCCGGAAGCCTTGGAGTTGGCGAGACAAACGTGGGAGGAAGCAGCGCAAAAAGAGCAGGAATTCACCCAGCAAAAACAGGAGCTGGCAGGGAAGCTCAAGGAGCTGGAGCAGCTTAACCAGTGGCATCAGGAGCTATTGCAGGTCCAGGCACAACTACAGCAGCAGGAAGCAAATGAAGCGGAAATGGCATCTCTAACCGCGAAGATTCGCGAATGGGAGTCGAGTATTCGACTGTGGCCATTACTCCAGCAATATGAGCGTTTGGATCAGGAATGGCATGCGACCGGTGCGGCATTGGAACGCAGCCGCGAACAACAGGAGAGTGCTCGTTTGGCCGTAGATGAGGCAGAGCAAGCGTATCAGAAGGTTCATGCCGAGTTGGCTGTACAGGAGCCGTTACTGATTCAGCAAAAAGGCAGGCTGGTACAGGCACAGGAGTGGGAAGAGGAGCTAAAGGCGATCCGGGAAGAGTGGACAGGTCTGGAGCGAGAGTGGAATGAAGTGTCAGTCGCCTTGACCAACACAGAACAACAGCTGGAAAAGGATGAAGCCGACTTAAAAAACTGGGAGCTTGCGTGGGCGGATCTGCAAGAACAGATGAAGCAGGTCACGATCTCTCCTGAATGGCGATCCCAAATAGCGGCAGCCAGAGAAGCGAAGCAGCAGTGGGAGAGGGACCATGCCAAGGTACGTGAGCTGGAAAAAGAACAACTCGCAGCACAAGAGCACATCCAGTCGACAACCCATACTGCTGATGAGCACAAGCGCAGCTGGGAAGCGTGTGCGAATCGGTTGGCACAAAAAAGAGAAGAGCTGACAGCACCAGCCGACTCGGCTTTGATGAGCGAAGCAGAATGGGAGAAAGCAAGAAATGTACTGGCTGACATGAAGCAGGTAGGTCGCCAGTGGCGGGAAGTATTGCAGGCTTTCTCATCATGGCAGGAGAAGTCGCAGCACCTCGTCCAGGAGCGTAAGCAGTTGGATGAGCGCAATCAAGAGCTGACTCGGGCAGTAGAGGCAAGCGAAGCACTTGTGAAAAGTCACCTGGCCCAACGAGATGAGCTGCGGCAGGAATGGGAACGCTGGCAGCAGGAAAATATGGCGCGATTTTTGCGAGAACGTTTAGAGGAAGGCAAGGAGTGTCCGGTATGTGGTTCCGAACACCACCCACACGGCCACCAGAACCATACAAAAGCGTCTGAAGCGGGAACGGAGGGTGATGACCTGCGTGCTCGAATCAAAGAGTCAGAAGAGGCATTGCGTACGGCTGAACAAGAAGCAGGCAAGACCAAGGAAGCCTGGTTGGCAGCAAAGGGGGCACTTGCTGCTTTTGATGAGCGCCTAGCAAGCGCAAAGGCTGAACAGGAACAGCTGGAAGCGCGCTTGGAAGCGATCAAGGCAGAGTGCCGAGGGTACGGACAGCCTTGGATCGTGGATTCTTTTGAAGAGCTTCTCGCCGTCTATCAGCGCGAGGAAAAAGAACTGATCGCCAAGCAAGCGGAGAGAGAGCGACTTAGAGCAGAGCGTGAGCAATTGCAGAAGCAGCTGGAGGCCTTGCGTGAGGAAGAAGCGGAAAAGAAACGCTTAATGGAGCGGAGCGCGCTGTTGCTCGAGCAGGCGCAGAAGGCAATCGATGAGAATAAAGCTCGCCTGGACGCTGCATCCATGCAAGAAAAGCATTCCAGAGAAGAGCTGGACGCGAAGCGCAATGAACTTCCTATCGAGGAAATCGAACAGCGGTACGAGGAAATCGGAAAATCAGATCGCCGATTGGCAGAACTGCAGCAGGTACGATCAGAGAAAGAAGCGCTGCGCGGAAAGCTGATGATGCAGGTAGAAGCCGCCAAGTCGCGCAAGGTAGAGGGCAAATCACGGGAAGCGGCGCTGAAGGAAAAGCTTGAAGATAGAAAGCGCATGTGGGAACAAAAGCATGCTCAATGGCTGGAACGCACGGGAGGACTTACTGCGCAGGAGTGTTTGATGCGGGTAGAGGATACTCTTAACGATTTGCGTCAGGCAGTCACGCTGGCAGAGACAAAGCGCAAAGAGACCGCCGAGGCGCGGGAAACGGTGCAAAACAATCTGGTAAAGTATTCGGAGACGCTGGCTATCCTCACACGGCAACGCACGGAAGCTCACGAGACATTGTACCAAGCCTTGCAGGAAACTGGTCTCGGTACGGTCGAGTATGTACGGGAACGATACGCAGAGCGCGAACAATTGCCACAGGCACAGGAGCAAGTCGAGGCTTATACGCGTATTGCAGGGCAGCTTCGTTACGAGGAAGAAAGGCTGCAGCAAGCAATAGCAGGCCGTTCGTTTACGCAAGAAGAGCTCACCACTGCAAAAGAGGCGTGGGATCAATGGGAGCAAGCCTTCCAAGAGGCGCAAAAGCAAGTCGCTGTCGCCAAAGAGCAAGTGGATCGCATGGAAAAAAATCATGACAAATGGCAAGAGCTTCACAAAGAGATGGTACAGCAGCAGGATGAGCAGAGCCGCTTGGAAGAGTTGAAAAAGTTGTTCGAAGCCAAGGCGTTTGTCCAGTTCATTGCGGAGGAAAAACTGGTATCAATCGCAAGAGACGCTTCCTATCACCTGAAGCGGATGACCGCCAACCGTTACGGGCTGGAAATCGGCGACGAGGGCGAATTTGTTTTGAGGGATGAGGGAGCTGGAGGAATGCGCCGTCCAGTAAGCACATTGTCTGGCGGGGAAACATTCCTGACCTCCTTGTCGCTGGCACTTGCCCTGTCGATGGAGATTCAAATGCGTGGCGGGCGCCTGGAGTTTTTCTTCCTGGACGAAGGCTTTGGGACACTCGATCCGGAGCTTTTGGAAGTCGTTATGGATGCGCTTGAGCGACTGCGCATGGACGATTTCACCATCGGGGTCATTAGCCACGTACCGGAAATACGTGTGCGCATGCCGCGTCGTCTGGTCGTGACACCTGCAGAACCGATGGGAAAAGGCAGCATGCTGCATCTGGAAATGGAGTAGGGAAGGGGAAAAATCATGGCAGTCCAATTTATACTGGGACGGGCAGGAACGGGGAAGACAGAATCGATTCATCGGCAGATGCAAGCCCGGCTGCGGGATAAGCCGTTGGGTTCGCCTATGATTCTGCTCGTGCCAGAACAGGCCAGCTTTCAGGAAGAGTATGCGCTCGCCACA from the Brevibacillus brevis genome contains:
- a CDS encoding AAA family ATPase — protein: MRPIRLKLAGMHSYREMQEVDFEMLCQAGLFGIFGPTGSGKSTILDAITLALYGQVVRLGGGNHPKEVLNQLEQRVFVSFTFELGTGDERKQYTVEREFGLDKKGNKRQPEVRLIQSGALTGEPDVVLESKATSATAAIEALIGLTLQDFTRAVVLPQGQFSRFLTLKGSERNEMLQRMFRLHIYGEKLSERVRHALEQVKEQMHRLQLASAALGDAGPEALELARQTWEEAAQKEQEFTQQKQELAGKLKELEQLNQWHQELLQVQAQLQQQEANEAEMASLTAKIREWESSIRLWPLLQQYERLDQEWHATGAALERSREQQESARLAVDEAEQAYQKVHAELAVQEPLLIQQKGRLVQAQEWEEELKAIREEWTGLEREWNEVSVALTNTEQQLEKDEADLKNWELAWADLQEQMKQVTISPEWRSQIAAAREAKQQWERDHAKVRELEKEQLAAQEHIQSTTHTADEHKRSWEACANRLAQKREELTAPADSALMSEAEWEKARNVLADMKQVGRQWREVLQAFSSWQEKSQHLVQERKQLDERNQELTRAVEASEALVKSHLAQRDELRQEWERWQQENMARFLRERLEEGKECPVCGSEHHPHGHQNHTKASEAGTEGDDLRARIKESEEALRTAEQEAGKTKEAWLAAKGALAAFDERLASAKAEQEQLEARLEAIKAECRGYGQPWIVDSFEELLAVYQREEKELIAKQAERERLRAEREQLQKQLEALREEEAEKKRLMERSALLLEQAQKAIDENKARLDAASMQEKHSREELDAKRNELPIEEIEQRYEEIGKSDRRLAELQQVRSEKEALRGKLMMQVEAAKSRKVEGKSREAALKEKLEDRKRMWEQKHAQWLERTGGLTAQECLMRVEDTLNDLRQAVTLAETKRKETAEARETVQNNLVKYSETLAILTRQRTEAHETLYQALQETGLGTVEYVRERYAEREQLPQAQEQVEAYTRIAGQLRYEEERLQQAIAGRSFTQEELTTAKEAWDQWEQAFQEAQKQVAVAKEQVDRMEKNHDKWQELHKEMVQQQDEQSRLEELKKLFEAKAFVQFIAEEKLVSIARDASYHLKRMTANRYGLEIGDEGEFVLRDEGAGGMRRPVSTLSGGETFLTSLSLALALSMEIQMRGGRLEFFFLDEGFGTLDPELLEVVMDALERLRMDDFTIGVISHVPEIRVRMPRRLVVTPAEPMGKGSMLHLEME
- a CDS encoding exonuclease SbcCD subunit D — protein: MRILHTADWHFGRQLEGRDRRIEQAAFVDELCHIADERQVDLVLIAGDVYDSVNPPAWAEELFYDALERLSSEGRRGVVVIAGNHDQPERVRAAAPLATKHGIVLLGLPKEAPLLTQEASPDRVQIVQGGPSWLEMKIPGCAANAVILALPYPSESRLKELLSESFTQEQMQLAFSERIAQLLAELSVHFREDTVNLVTSHLFVMGGKETDSERPIQIGGALTVSPQAFPKNADYVALGHLHRLQKLSDKPLVRYSGSPISYSFSEAGQSKAVVLVEVEPGQEVREEIIYLTSARPLARWKATEGIEQVERWLAEGRDAGAWIDLELHVSGVIDPAEFQRVRKLSDDFLKIQRVVVREEREEEEEQRVELTELTSDQLFKRFYERRRGAEPDEQLVALFQRLLAETGGEGEEE